The segment GCCTCATCCGTCATGGGCCGTGGTGCCGTCGACATGTGTGAGGCCAGAGCAAGTCCCGTTCTTAGCATCGCCCGCGACCGAAAAGGACTGGCCGCGATAAGGCCAACGCGGCTGGGGCGCAAGGCGTCGGAGCAGTCCTTATGAGGAGAACCCTTGCCCGCGTGAAGCCACGCTTGCCGCACCGCCGGCAAGCGTTGGCAGATCAGCGATCACGGCGAACGTAAACGCCCACCCTGCACCACCTTGTGACGCGATGCGGCAAGAGCGAGCCCTACGATATCCTTGAACCTGACGGGCGGTACCTTCGAAACCGGCATTGTGACACGGCCACGACAAAGGCGGCTGACTGCGACAGGAGAATGCCGCCGAACCTGCCCCCCTGCTCCGCGAGCATTTCAGCGGTTCCGCTACGTCGCGGCACCCGTTAAACCCAAGCGTGCTGCAGCACCATCCGCTGCGGAGCGACGATTATGGTGAACGCTTCTAGAAACAACTCCTTCCTGCGATACGGGATCGCACTCGCATCGACGCTGATCGCGTTGATCGTGGCGATGCTGTTCTACGAGCCGGTGGGCCAGCTGTCCCCGTTCTTCCTCTTCTACGCCGCCGTTGCGGTCAGCGCGTGGTTCGGTGGAACGCGACCCGGACTGGCGGCAACTGCGCTTGGGGCGGTGGCGACCACGCACTTCCTGCTGGAACCGCGGTACGTTCTGGATATCGATAGCCACGGGGACTGGGGACGGCTGGGGCTGTTTACCGGCGTGGGTGCCCTGATCGCGTGCCTGAACGGCGCGCTGCGTACCTCGCAACAACGATGCAAGGTCGAAGCGGCCGCGGCACGGCACGCCGAGGCGCGCGCCAAGCAGCTGGCAGACGCGAACCTGATCGGCGTCTTCTTCTGCGATCTGAACGGCACGATCGAGACGTGCAACGACGCGTTCGTGGCGCTCGTCGGGCGCTCGCGGGACGAGCTGCTGTCGGGGCAAGTGGCGTGGCGCGACATTACCGCGCCGGAACATCAGGAGCGCGACCGGCGTGCGCTGGAGGAGCTGCGGGAGTGCGGCATCTGCACGCCGTTCGAGAAGGACCACGTCATGATCGACGGGCGGCGCGTGCCCGTGCTGGTGGGCTGCGCGATGATCGAGGGCTCGGCTGAGGATTGCGTCGGCTTCGTGCTGGACCTGACCGAACGCCGTCGAGCCGAGGCAGAAGCCCGCGCGTATCAGCAGCGCCTGCAGGCGGTGGCGGCCGAGCTCATGCTGGCCGAGGAACGCGAGCGTCGGCGCATTGCCTCCGTGCTGCATGACGTGGTCGGCCAGCACCTGGCGCTGGCACAGATGAAGACCGACCTGCTGCGACGCCGCGCCGTGGAACCGGACGACGCACGCCCGCTGGCGGAGATCCACGACCTGGTCGACGAGGCGATCCGCCACACGCGTTCGCTGACGTCGGAACTCAGTCCGCCCGTGCTGTACGAACTGGGGCTGGTGGCCGCCATCCAGTGGCTCGGCGACCGCCTGCGCGACGAGCACGGCGTCGCGTTCTGCCTCGAGGACGACGGCCAGCGCAAGCCTACCACCCACGAGACGCGCCTCGTATTGTTCCAGGCGGTCCGCGAGTTGCTCGTGAACATCCTGAAGCATGCCAAGGCGTCGGCGTGCCGGGTGCGCATCCGTCGCGCGGAGACAACGATTCAGATCGTGGTGAGCGACGATGGCCGGGGCCTGATTCCCGCTAGCGAGCCCAACGGCGGCAGCCGGGACAATGGCTTCGGGCTATTCAACATTCACGAGCGGCTGCACCACTTGGGTGGGTCGATGACGATCGATTCCTCGCCCGGGACGGATGGATTAACCGTTACGCTGGTGGCGCCGCTCGAGGATCATGACGACGGAGGAACCCATGAGTGACGTGAAGATCCTGATCGCCGACGACCATCAGATCGTACGGCAGGGCCTGAGGAGCATGCTGGCCGGCCACCCCGGCTTCGACGTGATCGCCGAGACCGACAACGGCCGCTCCGCGGTCCGGCTGGCGCGCGACCTGAACCCGGACGTGACGATCATGGACATCACCATGCCCGACCTGAACGGCGTCGAGGCCACGCGGCAGATTCACGCCGACAACCCGGACGCAAGGGTGATCGGGCTTTCGATGCACGCCGAGCGGCAGTTCGTGATGGAGATGCTGGGCGCCAGCGCCAAGGGCTACCTGCTGAAGAACGGCCCGTTCGACGAACTGGTGGCGGCGATCGAGGCGGCGGTGGCGGGCGAGATCTACGTTAGCCCGAAGGTTACCGGCGTGCTGGTGAAGGAGTGCATCGGCGACCTGCCGCGGCCGGGCACGTTCTGTGGCACGCTCTCGTCGCGCGAGCGCGAGGTGCTCCAGCTGGTCGCCGAGGGCAAGAGCACCAAGGAGATCGCGTTCACGCTGCGCCTCAGCGGCAAGACCGTCGAGGCGCACCGCCGGCAGGTCATGGAGAAGCTAAAGCTCTACAGCGTGGCCGAACTGACGCGCTATGCGATCCGCGAAGGAATGACCTCGCTCGTCTGACGCGTGGCCGGGCATCCCCCCGACCGCGGCTTCACGCGCGCGCGACCGCGTCACCTGACGCTCAGTACGGCCGCACCCGGCGACCGTCGGCGTGGTACATCGCCTTGCCCGCATCTCCGTTTTGGATGAACACGAACCGGTAGAGTAGCGCGCCGGTCGAAGCGGTCTGCTGCTCGACATCGGTGAGAGATGCGTTCGGATGGTCCTTGCGGAACGCGTCCATCGCTTCGTCTGGAACGCCTGAAATCGGCACCGCCGTGCCGGAGTCGAAGCCGTTCGGATCGTCGGGCCGGCACCCACCTGCGGGCAGCGCGACGAACGCGGTTGCCGAGACCAACACAAATGCGCGAATGCAGTTCTTTAGCATTGTGATACTCCGTAAGACCTGGTGACGGATCGCGAACATCGTAGCGTTACTGGCGGTGGAACCGCACGGTCTTATCGTCCCTGTACTCGATCACCAGCACGTCATCGCCATCGAAGTGGAACTGAACGTTCGTGCCGCCGCGGATGGCGTCGGAGGTGATCTTGTTGCCGCGTACCTCGTACGGCCCCTTCTTGTCACGCACCTGACCGACCAGCGGCAGTTCGGACCAGTCGGCGATGCGGACGGGCCCTTCCACCTTGAACGTCAGGCGCACCTTGACCTGCCCGATGGGCGAGTCGACGTTCTCGGCCTCCCACGTCCCGTACAACCGTTCGGCCGCGGCGTTGTCGTCCCCGGCCGATGGCTGAGTTGCGGGCGCGGTCGTAGCGCCGTCAGGTTCGTTAGAGCCTCCGGCATCCGATGTGGCCTGTATGGCCGCTTTGGCATTGTCGGCACTAGCCGTGACGGCCGACGACGAAGATTCCCGTTGCTGTTGGGGCTGACCACTGTTTCGGCCATCGCACCCGAACTGAACCGCGAGCACCACACCGGCGAGTATGAATGAACCTCTCATACCCGATAACGGTAAGGCGTACCGCGCCGCCGTACGACATCGGGACTCCTTGAGTAGGAGGCGATGCCCGCAACGACCTTCACGTGGGGTGACCGGCGTGCTGCCTGGCAACGGGTTGTGCGGGGACGCTCGGCACGGCGCGCGAGGGTCCCTACCTGTTTATTACCGGGTTGGCGGGAGGAAGGGGTGGCGCGAACCGGATCTTCCGGTGACGTCCACTCGCGCCGCACCGATGAACTGCCGTAGCCGGTCGGCGGCGGCCCCGAACGCCACGCGGAACGCAGGCGTGACGCTGAACCCCCGCTCCCACGGCATGACGCGCAGCCGCAGGACGCCGGCCGCACGGTCGAGCTTCGCGTCGGCCCGCCCGACGAGCCGGTCGCCGACCAGGACCGGTAGCACGTAGTATCCGTGGACCCGCTTCGCCTCGGGCACGAATGCCTCGAACCGATAGCGGAACCCGAACAATCGCTCCGCCCGCGCCCGGTCACGCACCAGCGGGTCGAACGGCGCCAGGAACCGCACGTGCCCCTGCAGCGGTTCGCCGAGGCGCCCCAGACGCCGTCGCACGTCGCTGTACGCGATCGAGATGCGCCCCTCCACCTCGACCGGCATCACCGACCCCGCCTGCAGCCGCGAACGCACCCACGCCCGCGCGTCGGCAACGTCAACGACGCGGTAAAACGCCGCAAGCTCGGCGGGCGTGGCCACCCCCAGCCGGTCCAATGCCGTGCCGCACGCCCAGTCGACGAGGGCGTCCCGCTGCGTCGGTGGCGCCGTGTGGAAGCGGATTGCCCGCTCCGCCAGGTCGTAGACCTTCTGGAATCCCCGCCGGTCCCCCACCGCGAGCGTGCCGGTGCGCCACAGGTGCTCGAGGACGGCCTTGGCCGGCTTCCAGTCCCACCAGCCGCCCCGCCGGTGGTCGTGCGGGTCGTCGAAGTCCCGCGACATGAGCGGGCCCTCCTGTCGGATCCCGGCCACGACCTGCTCCGCCAGCGCCGCGGCCCCCGCGCCGAGCCGGTCCAGCTGCCACCGCGCGCGGAAGCGGGCGAATCGGTGGTGCCAGTGCGGGTAGTGCTCGGCCGGGATCAGCGACGCGTCGTGCGTCCAGTGCTCGAACAGCCGCCGCCCGCGCAGGTCGCGGAAGACCGCCTCGCGCTCGTACGCGTC is part of the Tepidisphaeraceae bacterium genome and harbors:
- a CDS encoding response regulator transcription factor, whose protein sequence is MSDVKILIADDHQIVRQGLRSMLAGHPGFDVIAETDNGRSAVRLARDLNPDVTIMDITMPDLNGVEATRQIHADNPDARVIGLSMHAERQFVMEMLGASAKGYLLKNGPFDELVAAIEAAVAGEIYVSPKVTGVLVKECIGDLPRPGTFCGTLSSREREVLQLVAEGKSTKEIAFTLRLSGKTVEAHRRQVMEKLKLYSVAELTRYAIREGMTSLV
- a CDS encoding DUF4118 domain-containing protein, which produces MVNASRNNSFLRYGIALASTLIALIVAMLFYEPVGQLSPFFLFYAAVAVSAWFGGTRPGLAATALGAVATTHFLLEPRYVLDIDSHGDWGRLGLFTGVGALIACLNGALRTSQQRCKVEAAAARHAEARAKQLADANLIGVFFCDLNGTIETCNDAFVALVGRSRDELLSGQVAWRDITAPEHQERDRRALEELRECGICTPFEKDHVMIDGRRVPVLVGCAMIEGSAEDCVGFVLDLTERRRAEAEARAYQQRLQAVAAELMLAEERERRRIASVLHDVVGQHLALAQMKTDLLRRRAVEPDDARPLAEIHDLVDEAIRHTRSLTSELSPPVLYELGLVAAIQWLGDRLRDEHGVAFCLEDDGQRKPTTHETRLVLFQAVRELLVNILKHAKASACRVRIRRAETTIQIVVSDDGRGLIPASEPNGGSRDNGFGLFNIHERLHHLGGSMTIDSSPGTDGLTVTLVAPLEDHDDGGTHE
- a CDS encoding crosslink repair DNA glycosylase YcaQ family protein, with the protein product MKTDPTPISAADARRLLLAGAHLLRDPARPLPTIDVVRALGFLQLDSINVVERAHELILHARSDAYEREAVFRDLRGRRLFEHWTHDASLIPAEHYPHWHHRFARFRARWQLDRLGAGAAALAEQVVAGIRQEGPLMSRDFDDPHDHRRGGWWDWKPAKAVLEHLWRTGTLAVGDRRGFQKVYDLAERAIRFHTAPPTQRDALVDWACGTALDRLGVATPAELAAFYRVVDVADARAWVRSRLQAGSVMPVEVEGRISIAYSDVRRRLGRLGEPLQGHVRFLAPFDPLVRDRARAERLFGFRYRFEAFVPEAKRVHGYYVLPVLVGDRLVGRADAKLDRAAGVLRLRVMPWERGFSVTPAFRVAFGAAADRLRQFIGAARVDVTGRSGSRHPFLPPTR